The genomic interval GCCAGCTGTGGTGGGGCGTCATCGGCATCTGGGCCGTGACCCTCGCCGGGTTCGCGCCGCGCCACCTCATGAACGTCTTCGCCAACGTGGGAGGGGGTCACTGATGTCCGCCACCACGACTCCGGACCTCGCCGCCCCGCGGTCGCCGCAGATCCGCAAGAAGGGCGTCAACCTCGAGAAGGTCGGCTGGGTGTACATGCGCGTCTCGGGCGTGCTGCTCGTCGTGCTGATCTTCGGTCACCTGTTCACCAACCTCATGGTCGGCGACGGCATCCACGCCCTCGACTGGGGCTTCGTCGCGGGCAAGCTGGCGAACCCGTTCTGGCAGTGGTGGGACATCCTCATGCTGTGGCTCGCGCTCATCCACGGCGCCAACGGCATGCGCACGATCGTCAACGACTACGTGACCGGCGAGAAGGTGCGCAAGACCTTGGTGTGGGCCGTGTTCGTCGCGGCGGGCCTGCTCATCGTCCTCGGCACGCTCGTCGTGTTCGCGTTCGATCCGTGCAACGGCGTCACCAGCGACAGCGTGTTCTGGGAAGCGTGCCAGGCGCTCTGAGCGCGGCACCACCCGAGACGACGAGACGAAACGAAGAGGCATTCCTGACGTGAGCACCCAGCATCCTGAAGCCGTCCTGCGTGACGGCGTGTACTACCACGAGTTCGACATCGTCATCGTCGGGGCCGGCGGCGCCGGCATGCGCGCGGCGATCGAGGCGGGCCCGGGCGCCCGCACCGCGGTCATCACCAAGCTCTATCCGACCCGTTCGCACACCGGCGCGGCCCAGGGCGGTATGGCGGCGGCGCTCGCGAACGTCGAAGAGGACTCGTGGGAGTGGCACACCTTCGACACCGTCAAGGGCGGCGACTACCTCGTCGATCAGGATGCCGCGGAGATCCTCGCCAAGGAGGCCATCGACGCCGTCATCGACCTCGAGAACATGGGGCTGCCGTTCAACCGCACCCCCGAGGGCAAGATCGACCAGCGCCGCTTCGGCGGGCACACCGCCGACCACGGCAAGACCCCGGTGCGCCGCGCCTGCTACGCCGCCGACCGCACCGGACACATGATCCTGCAGACGCTGTTCCAGAACTGCGTCAAGCTCGGCATCAACTTCTTCAACGAGTACTACGCGCTCGACCTCATCACGGTGACCGATGCCGACGGCAACACCCAGATCGCCGGTGTCGTCGCCTACGAGCTCGCGACCGGCGACCTGCACGTCTTCCACTCCAAGGCCGTCATCTTCGCCACCGGCGGTTTCGGCAAGATCTACAAGACGACCTCCAACGCCCACACCCTCACCGGCGACGGCGTGGGGATCATCTGGCGCAAGGGTCTGCCGCTGGAGGACATCGAGTTCTTCCAGTTCCACCCGACCGGGCTCGCCGGCCTCGGCATCCTTCTCACCGAGGGTGCCCGCGGCGAGGGCGCGATCCTCCGCAACGCCTCCGGCGAACGGTTCATGGAGCGCTACGCCCCCACGATCAAGGACCTCGCGCCGCGCGACATCGTCGCACGCTGCATGGTCAAGGAGGTGCTCGAGGGACGCGGCGCCGGACCCCACAAGGACTACGTGTACCTCGACTGCACGCACCTGGGTGCGGAGGTGCTGGAGACCAAGCTCCCCGACATCACCGAGTTCGCCCGCACCTACCTCGGCGTCGACCCCGTCACCGAGCCCGTGCCGGTCATGCCGACCGCCCACTATGCGATGGGCGGCATTCCCACTAACAACAACGGTGAGGTGCTGCAGAACAACGACACCGTCGTGCCGGGTCTGTACGCCGCCGGCGAGTGCGCGTGCGTGTCGGTGCACGGCGCCAACCGCCTCGGCACCAACTCGCTGCTGGACATCAACGTCTTCGGCAAGCGCAGCGGCCGCAACGCCGTCGAGTACGTCAAGACCGCCGAGTTCGTGCCGCTTCCCGACGACCCCGCGAAGGGGGTCCGCGAGATGATCGAGGGCCTGCGCAACAACCCCGGCTCCGAGCGCATCGCGGTGCTGCGCAAGACGCTGCAGGAGGAGATGGACGCCAACGCCCAGGTCTTCCGCACCGAGGAGACCCTGACGAACGTCATGGGGACGATCCACGACCTGCGCCAGCGCTACAAGAACATCCACGTCGACGACAAGGGCAAGCGCTACAACACCGACCTGCTCGAAGCCGTCGAGCTCGGGTTCCTGCTCGACCTGGCCGAGATCGTCGCCTACGCCGCCCGCAACCGCAAGGAGAGCCGCGGCGGTCACATGCGCGAGGACTACCCCGACCGCGACGACGCGCAGTACATGCAGCACACGATGGCCTACCTCACCGGCGACCCGCACTCGCCCGACCCCGAGGACCACATCCGCCTGGACTGGAAGCCGGTCGTCTTCACGAAGAACGAGGCGGGCGAGTTGAACTACCCGCCGATGGAGAGGAAGTACTGATGACCCTCGTCACCGAAGCGCCCACCGCCGCGGAGGACACCGGCATCCAGTCGTACCTCGTCACCTTCATCATCCGTCGCTTCGATCCGGAGACCGACGCCGAGCCGCGCTGGGTCGACTACGACGTCGAGCTATACCCCACCGACCGGGTGCTCGACGCGCTGCACAAGATCAAGTGGGAGGTCGACGGCTCGCTGAGCTTCCGCCGCTCGTGCGCCCACGGCATCTGCGGCTCCGACGCAATGCGCATCAACGGGCGCAACCGGCTCGCCTGCAAGACCCTCATCAAGGACCTCGACATCTCGAAGCCCATCTACGTGGAGGCCATCAAGGGCCTGCCGCTGGAGAAGGACCTCATCGTCGACATGGAGCCGTTCTTCGCCTCCTACCGCGAGGTGCAGCCGTTCCTCATCGCGAACTCGAAGCCCGAGCCCGGCAAGGAGCGCATCCAGTCGATCGCCGACCGCGCGATCTTCGACGACACCACCAAGTGCATCCTCTGCGCCGCGTGCACGTCCTCGTGCCCGGTGTTCTGGACCGATGGCCAGTACTTCGGCCCCGCCGCGATCGTCAACGCGCACCGCTTCATCTTCGACTCGCGCGACGACGCGGGCGACGTGCGCCTGGACATCCTCAACGACAAGGAGGGCGTGTGGCGCTGCCGCACGACCTTCAACTGCACCGAGGCGTGCCCGCGCGGCATCGAGGTCACCAAGGCGATCGCCGAGGTCAAGCGGGCGATCCTCCGCGGCGGCGCCTGAGCTGCGGGCTTCTGCCCGGATCACCGGCGCTCTGGTCCCGGGCGGATCCGGGGCGGATCCCGCCCGGATCCCGCCCGGACCTGGCCCGGGTACCGCGCGCACCGGATCGATGACCGCAACGTCGCCCTCGATAGGGTGTGAGCCGTGAGCAACGACCGGTGGCGCGATGAACTGCGGGAGCGGTTCGACGAGCCCATCGAGCGGGCCACCGCGATCACGCGGCGGACGCTCGCCTGGTTCCCCATCCGCGTGTGGCGGCAGTTCCTGCAGCACAACGGATTCCTGCTGTCCGCCGCCATCAGCTATCAGTCGCTGTTCGCGATCTTCGCCGTGCTGTATACGGCGTTCGCGATCGTCGGCGTGTGGCTCGGCGGCAGTCAGCCCGCGATCGACGCCCTGATCTCGATCGTCAACTCCTACATCCCGGGCATCATCGGCGAGGCGCCGGGGCAGGGGCTGGTCACACGCGCCGATGTCGCGGCGATCGCGCAGCAGTCCGCGAGCGTCCTGGCCATCACCGGTGCCGTGGCGTTCCTCGTCGCGCTGTGGACCGCGATCGGCTTCGTCACCTTCACGCGCCGCGCGGTGCGCGACATCTTCGGCCTGCCGTTCGACTCCCGCAACTACGTGCTGCTGAAGGCGCGCGACTTCGTCGCCGCGGCGCTGTTCGGGCTCGCCCTGGTGCTCGGCGCCGCCCTCTCGTGGATCGCCGGCGGCGCCGTGGAGCTGATCTTCGACCTGCTGGGGCTCGAGGGCTCGTCGGGCTGGGTGTGGATCGTCAGCCGCATCGCCTCGATCCTCGTCGCCTTCGCGCTGAACACGGCCGCCCTCGCCGGCCTCATCCGCTTCCTCACCGGCACATCGCTGCAGTGGCGGCTGATCCTGCCCGGCGCCGCCCTCGGCGGCGGCGCGATGATCGTGCTGCAGTTCGGTGCCGGCCTCCTGCTGTACTACTCGCCGTCCAATCCACTGCTGGCGACATTCTCCGTCGTCATCGGGTTCCTGCTGTGGTTCCGCCTCGTGGGGATCGTGATCCTCGTCGCCGCCTCGTGGGTCGCGTTGACCGCGACGGATGCCGACGTCCCGATCATCGAGCAGAGCGAGGACGACCGCCGGCGCGCCGAGTATCAGGCGCTGCTGCTGGCGGCGCAGGTGCGGCTGCGCGACGCCCGCGACGCACGCGCCCATGCCGCCTGGTGGCAGGCGTGGACGGCGCGGGCAGACGTACGGCGCGCCGAGGACGAGCTCGCCCGAGTCCAGGCGTCCGCCCCTCCTCCGCCGCCGCGGCGGGGACTTCTGGACTGACACCGGGTACCGTGTCGGCGGGGCTGGCTAGGGTGGTCGGGTGCCTTCTGGAACCCCCCGCCGCCTTCGCATCGCCTCCGTCAACGTCAACGGCATCCGCGCCGCCGTCCGCAAGGGCATGGGCGAGTGGCTGGATGCATCGGCGGTCGATGTCCTCACGCTGCAGGAGGTGCGCGGCGAGTCCGCACACCTCGCCGACGCGCTGCCCGGCTGGCATGTCGTGAACGACGAAGCGCTCGCCAAAGGCCGCGCCGGCGTCGCGATCGCGGCGCGCGAGCCGATCGACATCTGGCGGATCGAGCTCGGCGACGACACGCTCGACTCGCGCGGGCGCTGGGTCGAGGCCGACCTCGACGTCGAGGGGGTTCCGGTCACGGTCGTCAGCGCCTACGTGTTCACCGGCGAGGCCGACACCGACAAGCAGGTCGCCAAGTACGCGTTCCTCGACGCAATGGAAGCGCGGATGCCGCAGCTCGGCCCGCTGGCCGTGATCACGGGCGACCTCAATGTCGGGCACCGCGAACTCGACATCCGCAACTGGAAGGGCAACGTGAAGAAGGCCGGGTTCCTCCCCCGCGAGCGTGCCTACTTCGACCGGTTCACCGGGCCGGCGGGCACCGAGGTCACCTGCGTCGACGGCACCCGCGGCACGGGGCTCGGCTGGGTGGATGTCGGGCGGCGCTGGGCGGGTGAGGTCGACGGACCGTACTCGTGGTGGTCCAACCGCGGCAAGGCGTTCGACACCGACACCGGCTGGCGCATCGACTACCACCTCGCGACCCCGTCGATGGCCGAGCGCGTCGTGGACTACCGGGTCGTGCGGGCACCGTCGTGGGACACCCGCTGGAGCGATCACGCGCCCGTGGTGGCCGACTACGCGTTCTGACCCGGCATCCGGTCGTTGAGCGAGCGCAGCACCCGGTCGTTGAGCGAGCGCAGCACCCGGTCGTTGAGCGAGCGCAGCGAGACGAAACGCCCGGCATCCGGTCAATAGACTTGAGGGATGACCAGGCCCCGCCTCTACTCCGGAATGCAGCCCTCCGCCGACTCCCTCCAGGTCGGCAACTACATCGGTGCTCTGCTCCAGTGGCGTGACCTGCAAGAGGCGTACGAGGCGTTCTTCTCCGTGGTCGACCTGCACGCGCTGACGCAGCCGAACGACCCGGCGGAGTTGCGCGAGAAGACCCGCCGCACCGCGGCGCAGTACATCGCGGCCGGGATCGAGCCGTCCAAGTCCACGCTCTATGTCCAGTCGCACGTGCGCGCGCACGCCGAGCTCGCGTGGGTCCTGTCGACGATCACCGGGTTCGGCGAGGCCGGCCGCATGACGCAGTTCAAGGACAAGTCCGCCCGGTACGGCGCCGACGCGACGAACGTGGGCCTGTTCACCTACCCGGTGCTCATGGCCGCCGACATCTTGCTGTACCAGACCGACATCGTGCCGGTCGGCGACGACCAGAAGCAGCACGTCGAGCTGACCCGCGACCTCGCCGAGCGGTTCAACTCGCGCTACGGCACCGCGTTCACCGTGCCGATGCCGGTCATCCAGAAGGAGACTGCGCGGATCTACGACCTGCAGAACCCGACGGCGAAGATGAGCAAGTCCGCCGAGTCGGACGCCGGTGTGCTGTGGTTGCTGGATGACCCTGCCGTCTCGGCGAAGAAGATCATGCGCGCTGTCACCGACAGCGAGGGCGCGGTGCGCTACGACCGCGAGAACAAGCCCGGGGTGTCGAACCTGCTGGTGATCTACGCGGCGCTGACGGGGCGGCAGATCCCGGCCATCGAGGACGAGTACGCCGGACGTGGCTACGGCGACTTCAAGAAGGGGCTCGCCGAGGTCGTCGTGAACGAGTTCGGCCCCGTGCGTCAGCGCGCGCTCGAGCTGCTGGATGACCCGGCCGAACTCGACCGGGTGCTCGCGGCCAACGCCGACCGCGCCGCCGAGGTCGCCGACGCGACGCTCGCCGACGTGTACGACCGGGTCGGGCTGCTGCGCCGCAGCTGAGCCCGGGGATCCCGGTTCGGGCTGCCCGCCCCGACCGGTGGGGAGCTGTCCGCGGGCGTAACTCAGTCTCCTTCGGCCGCACCTGCGCGCCTACCCGCGACTTTCCGCCAGGCGACCGCGCGCTGCGCGCGGCGCAGACTGAGTTACGCCCGTCAGCGGCGCCATCTCGGCGAGTGCATGAGCGTGCGCAGAGTGGCGAAGACCTCATCCTCGTCGTAGAGGGTGTCCTCGGCCGCGAGCCGCAGCACGCAGTAGCCGAGCTTCGCCAGCGCGCGGTCTCTGCGGTAGTCCTTCAGCTGCTGCGTCCAGCTGCCGTGGTGGAGCCTGCTGTCGCACTCGATGACGAGCCAGCCATCGACCAGCAGGTCGACGTATCCGACCCCCGCGAAGAAGACCTGGAGGTCGACATCGCAGCCGAGCCTCGCAAGCATCAGTCGCACCAGGGTCTCGGGACCCGACTGCGCGCGCTCATCGACGAGCTCCCGCAGCACGGCGAAGCGCTGCGGGAGCGCGGCGAATACCTCCGCCAACTGTTCCCGCGCAATGACCCGCTTCTGCACGGCACTGTCGAGCGTCGCGATCGCGTGCCGCGGCTGCTGGCACCGCACGGCCTGCACGAGGGCGTCGATGACGGCCACCGTTCCTCGCCCCGGCTCTGCGATGAACCGATGCCAATGGAGCACGAGACGCTTCCGCCCCGCGCGGCCGGGCAGAGGGCGACGCCGAGACTCGGCCGACCGCATCCGGCTGTCGCCGCGCTCCATGTGCACGTGAAGACCGGTGTCCTCGAACACGAAGACGCCGAGCACCGCGAGCAGCGACAGGCAGCCGAGGCGTCCGCCGACACGTACTGCCTGGATGAGGGACGGCGGCGCGTCCCGACTCAAATAGTTGTCGCGCCGTGCGCGCACCAGCTCGCCCTGCTGTACAGCGGCTGCCAGCGCCCGCTTCGTCATCCCCGTGGCGAGCAGTTCTGCCCGCGTCCATATGTCCCACATGGCTCGACACTCACCGGTCCGCGTGCGTCGCGGATGGCGGCCGGGCCGAATTGTGGACAGCTCGCGAAATCTCCCGATTGGGTGACGTCCCGCTGGTTGGTGGAGTTTCTCGACACCGTGCGGGTCAGCTTCTGTGATTATGCCGCAGCGAGTTCGGGGATCGCGACCTCCTCTGCTTCGACTTGCAGGAGCTTCATGGAGTGTTCGCTGAAGTAGCGGCGGTCGGCGCCGTCCCATTCGTCGTGTTGCTCGATGAGGACGTGCCCGGCCAGGCGCAGTAGCGCGGCGGGGTTGGGGAAGGTTCCGACGACGTCGGTGCGGCGTTTGATCTCCTTGTTGACGCGTTCGAGCGGGTTCGTGGACCAGATCTGCCGCCAGTGCTGCTGCGGGAATCCGCAGAACGCGAGGATGTCGTTCTTGGCGTCCTCGAGCATGTCCGCGACCTTCGGATGCGACCTGGCGAGCATGCGGACGACCTCGTGGAACTGCGCGAACACGTGCTCCGTGTCCGGCTGCGCGAAGATCGTGCGGATGATCGACGCGACCATCGGGCCAGCCGTCTTCGGGACGTTGGCGAGCACGTTCCGCATGAAATGCACTCGGCAGCGTTGCCAGGCGGAGCCGACGAACACGGTCTCGATCGCTGCGATCAGCCCGGTGTGCGCGTCGCTGATCACGAGCTTCACCCCGTCCAGCCCACGCGCCTTCAACGAGCGCAGGAACGTGGTCCAGAACGGCTGCGACTCGGTGTCTCCGACCTCGAAGC from Microbacterium aurum carries:
- a CDS encoding exodeoxyribonuclease III, which encodes MPSGTPRRLRIASVNVNGIRAAVRKGMGEWLDASAVDVLTLQEVRGESAHLADALPGWHVVNDEALAKGRAGVAIAAREPIDIWRIELGDDTLDSRGRWVEADLDVEGVPVTVVSAYVFTGEADTDKQVAKYAFLDAMEARMPQLGPLAVITGDLNVGHRELDIRNWKGNVKKAGFLPRERAYFDRFTGPAGTEVTCVDGTRGTGLGWVDVGRRWAGEVDGPYSWWSNRGKAFDTDTGWRIDYHLATPSMAERVVDYRVVRAPSWDTRWSDHAPVVADYAF
- a CDS encoding succinate dehydrogenase hydrophobic membrane anchor subunit encodes the protein MSATTTPDLAAPRSPQIRKKGVNLEKVGWVYMRVSGVLLVVLIFGHLFTNLMVGDGIHALDWGFVAGKLANPFWQWWDILMLWLALIHGANGMRTIVNDYVTGEKVRKTLVWAVFVAAGLLIVLGTLVVFAFDPCNGVTSDSVFWEACQAL
- a CDS encoding endonuclease domain-containing protein, with translation MWDIWTRAELLATGMTKRALAAAVQQGELVRARRDNYLSRDAPPSLIQAVRVGGRLGCLSLLAVLGVFVFEDTGLHVHMERGDSRMRSAESRRRPLPGRAGRKRLVLHWHRFIAEPGRGTVAVIDALVQAVRCQQPRHAIATLDSAVQKRVIAREQLAEVFAALPQRFAVLRELVDERAQSGPETLVRLMLARLGCDVDLQVFFAGVGYVDLLVDGWLVIECDSRLHHGSWTQQLKDYRRDRALAKLGYCVLRLAAEDTLYDEDEVFATLRTLMHSPRWRR
- a CDS encoding succinate dehydrogenase iron-sulfur subunit, with protein sequence MTLVTEAPTAAEDTGIQSYLVTFIIRRFDPETDAEPRWVDYDVELYPTDRVLDALHKIKWEVDGSLSFRRSCAHGICGSDAMRINGRNRLACKTLIKDLDISKPIYVEAIKGLPLEKDLIVDMEPFFASYREVQPFLIANSKPEPGKERIQSIADRAIFDDTTKCILCAACTSSCPVFWTDGQYFGPAAIVNAHRFIFDSRDDAGDVRLDILNDKEGVWRCRTTFNCTEACPRGIEVTKAIAEVKRAILRGGA
- the sdhA gene encoding succinate dehydrogenase flavoprotein subunit; the encoded protein is MSTQHPEAVLRDGVYYHEFDIVIVGAGGAGMRAAIEAGPGARTAVITKLYPTRSHTGAAQGGMAAALANVEEDSWEWHTFDTVKGGDYLVDQDAAEILAKEAIDAVIDLENMGLPFNRTPEGKIDQRRFGGHTADHGKTPVRRACYAADRTGHMILQTLFQNCVKLGINFFNEYYALDLITVTDADGNTQIAGVVAYELATGDLHVFHSKAVIFATGGFGKIYKTTSNAHTLTGDGVGIIWRKGLPLEDIEFFQFHPTGLAGLGILLTEGARGEGAILRNASGERFMERYAPTIKDLAPRDIVARCMVKEVLEGRGAGPHKDYVYLDCTHLGAEVLETKLPDITEFARTYLGVDPVTEPVPVMPTAHYAMGGIPTNNNGEVLQNNDTVVPGLYAAGECACVSVHGANRLGTNSLLDINVFGKRSGRNAVEYVKTAEFVPLPDDPAKGVREMIEGLRNNPGSERIAVLRKTLQEEMDANAQVFRTEETLTNVMGTIHDLRQRYKNIHVDDKGKRYNTDLLEAVELGFLLDLAEIVAYAARNRKESRGGHMREDYPDRDDAQYMQHTMAYLTGDPHSPDPEDHIRLDWKPVVFTKNEAGELNYPPMERKY
- a CDS encoding IS256 family transposase; its protein translation is MALNQSALLELLGELKLTDVTDRIRVATETLYQELIDAEAAAFIGAAPYERTEGRVAVRNGSRPRTLSTTAGDLELRIPKLRAGSFFPSLLERRRRVDQALFAVVMEAYVHGVSTRKVDDLVKALGADTGISKSEVSRICGNLDEDVAAFRDRPLADSAYPYVFLDATYCKARVGRRVVSQAVVVAVGVAADGRREVLGFEVGDTESQPFWTTFLRSLKARGLDGVKLVISDAHTGLIAAIETVFVGSAWQRCRVHFMRNVLANVPKTAGPMVASIIRTIFAQPDTEHVFAQFHEVVRMLARSHPKVADMLEDAKNDILAFCGFPQQHWRQIWSTNPLERVNKEIKRRTDVVGTFPNPAALLRLAGHVLIEQHDEWDGADRRYFSEHSMKLLQVEAEEVAIPELAAA
- a CDS encoding YihY/virulence factor BrkB family protein codes for the protein MSNDRWRDELRERFDEPIERATAITRRTLAWFPIRVWRQFLQHNGFLLSAAISYQSLFAIFAVLYTAFAIVGVWLGGSQPAIDALISIVNSYIPGIIGEAPGQGLVTRADVAAIAQQSASVLAITGAVAFLVALWTAIGFVTFTRRAVRDIFGLPFDSRNYVLLKARDFVAAALFGLALVLGAALSWIAGGAVELIFDLLGLEGSSGWVWIVSRIASILVAFALNTAALAGLIRFLTGTSLQWRLILPGAALGGGAMIVLQFGAGLLLYYSPSNPLLATFSVVIGFLLWFRLVGIVILVAASWVALTATDADVPIIEQSEDDRRRAEYQALLLAAQVRLRDARDARAHAAWWQAWTARADVRRAEDELARVQASAPPPPPRRGLLD
- the trpS gene encoding tryptophan--tRNA ligase; this encodes MTRPRLYSGMQPSADSLQVGNYIGALLQWRDLQEAYEAFFSVVDLHALTQPNDPAELREKTRRTAAQYIAAGIEPSKSTLYVQSHVRAHAELAWVLSTITGFGEAGRMTQFKDKSARYGADATNVGLFTYPVLMAADILLYQTDIVPVGDDQKQHVELTRDLAERFNSRYGTAFTVPMPVIQKETARIYDLQNPTAKMSKSAESDAGVLWLLDDPAVSAKKIMRAVTDSEGAVRYDRENKPGVSNLLVIYAALTGRQIPAIEDEYAGRGYGDFKKGLAEVVVNEFGPVRQRALELLDDPAELDRVLAANADRAAEVADATLADVYDRVGLLRRS